One part of the Salinivirga cyanobacteriivorans genome encodes these proteins:
- a CDS encoding nucleotidyl transferase AbiEii/AbiGii toxin family protein yields the protein MRQTELINIATEKKVSVTTIDKDWVLGHFLNALYAQKEVQENFVFKGGTCLRKCYFEDYRFSEDLDFTLLDKEFNVDNKFLQSIIEYAEIMSGAKFHIDKIKPQQSANEDQGYEIKIKYWGANHKPNQKPLPKSRWLTSIKLDISFSEKIFSTPIEKKIIHNYSDYQKISSAVVSYDLKELIAEKLRSLIQRNRPRDIYDIWYLQSIIDPAEYSEIHHLLREKAKIKSIDINNANDFVNPDKQKANNRAWQSSLGNHLPIEQLPDFESAYAKLKPFVTQILNT from the coding sequence ATGAGACAAACAGAATTAATAAACATAGCCACCGAAAAAAAAGTTAGCGTCACCACAATTGATAAGGATTGGGTTTTGGGCCATTTCTTAAATGCGCTATATGCTCAAAAGGAAGTTCAGGAGAACTTTGTGTTTAAAGGTGGCACATGTTTGCGAAAATGCTATTTTGAAGATTACCGATTTTCTGAAGATCTTGATTTTACATTACTCGATAAAGAATTTAACGTCGACAACAAATTCTTACAATCAATAATTGAATACGCCGAAATAATGAGTGGTGCTAAGTTCCATATTGACAAAATTAAACCCCAGCAGTCTGCCAATGAAGATCAAGGATATGAAATAAAAATCAAATATTGGGGAGCCAACCATAAACCGAATCAAAAACCCTTGCCAAAATCACGCTGGCTCACTTCAATAAAATTGGATATCAGTTTCTCAGAAAAGATTTTCTCCACACCTATTGAAAAAAAGATCATTCATAATTATTCTGATTATCAGAAAATTAGTAGCGCTGTTGTGTCTTATGACCTGAAAGAGTTAATAGCTGAAAAATTACGATCCTTAATACAACGAAACAGACCCAGAGATATTTATGATATTTGGTATTTGCAATCAATTATTGACCCTGCCGAATACTCCGAAATTCATCATCTTTTGAGGGAAAAAGCAAAAATTAAAAGCATTGACATTAATAATGCAAATGACTTTGTTAATCCTGATAAACAAAAAGCCAATAACCGTGCCTGGCAGAGTAGTCTGGGAAATCATTTACCCATAGAGCAATTGCCGGATTTCGAGTCTGCTTATGCTAAATTGAAACCTTTTGTTACACAAATTTTAAACACATAG
- the cas4 gene encoding CRISPR-associated protein Cas4, whose product MEPTSDTVAEGRLIHETTYLQRNSNFRELEIGGIKIDYFDHQNKVIHEVKKSAKLEDAHVWQLKYYIYVIEKAGLEGVTGILEYPKQRQKEEILLSERDIIEIEKMCEHIDQIINHDTCPDVINMPFCKRCAYYDFCYVGESETL is encoded by the coding sequence ATGGAACCCACCAGCGACACCGTAGCGGAAGGACGGCTAATTCATGAAACCACCTATTTGCAGAGAAACAGCAATTTCAGGGAATTGGAAATTGGCGGAATTAAAATTGATTATTTCGACCATCAGAATAAGGTGATTCATGAGGTGAAAAAATCGGCCAAACTGGAAGATGCGCATGTGTGGCAATTGAAATATTACATCTACGTGATAGAAAAGGCAGGATTAGAGGGCGTTACAGGTATTCTGGAATATCCTAAACAGCGGCAAAAAGAGGAAATTTTGCTGAGCGAGCGCGATATTATCGAAATTGAAAAAATGTGTGAACACATTGATCAAATAATTAATCATGATACCTGTCCGGATGTTATTAATATGCCTTTTTGTAAAAGATGTGCCTATTATGATTTTTGTTATGTCGGCGAAAGTGAAACCCTTTAG
- the cas1b gene encoding type I-B CRISPR-associated endonuclease Cas1b, which produces MKKNYYLFNPGRMSRKDNTLKFEPVTEDGKFQKPRYLPVEQVDQLFCFGSVDANSAVYNFLGKNDISVHFFDYYENYTGSFQPKRKLLAGAVQIAQVKTYLSEEERISLAQQFIEGAAHNILRNLKYYNTRGKDATPFIEKIEGLRKQVSQSKNIRELMGIEGNIRMTYYDAFPLIVNDFNMNGRTMQPPQDEVNSLISFGNMLCYAECLRSIHQTQLDPTISFLHEPGYRRYSLALDLAEIFKPVLVDRLIFKVLNKKIVQKNDFDTDLNRIVLKEKGRKAFISGWEERMGQTIMHRSLKREVSYKHLIKLECYKIVKDLMKLDNYKPFKAWW; this is translated from the coding sequence ATGAAAAAGAATTACTATTTATTTAATCCCGGGCGCATGTCGCGCAAAGACAATACATTGAAATTTGAACCTGTTACGGAAGACGGTAAATTTCAGAAGCCTCGTTATTTGCCGGTTGAACAGGTAGATCAGTTGTTTTGTTTTGGATCTGTGGATGCGAATTCGGCTGTCTATAATTTTCTGGGAAAAAATGATATTTCAGTTCATTTTTTCGATTATTATGAAAATTACACAGGAAGTTTTCAACCCAAGCGGAAATTACTGGCAGGAGCCGTGCAAATAGCACAAGTAAAAACGTACCTTTCCGAAGAGGAGCGGATATCGTTGGCACAACAATTCATAGAAGGAGCAGCACATAATATTTTACGCAATCTCAAATATTATAATACGCGGGGCAAAGATGCGACCCCGTTTATTGAAAAAATAGAAGGACTTCGTAAGCAAGTTTCACAAAGCAAAAATATAAGAGAATTAATGGGCATAGAAGGAAATATACGTATGACCTATTATGATGCATTTCCACTTATTGTGAACGATTTTAATATGAATGGACGCACTATGCAACCACCGCAGGACGAAGTGAATTCACTCATTTCGTTTGGAAATATGCTGTGTTATGCAGAATGCTTACGTTCCATACATCAAACCCAACTCGATCCAACCATAAGTTTTTTGCACGAACCCGGATATCGCCGGTATTCACTGGCTTTGGATTTAGCAGAAATATTTAAACCTGTGCTGGTCGACCGGCTTATTTTCAAGGTACTCAATAAAAAAATTGTTCAAAAAAACGACTTCGATACTGATTTGAATCGCATAGTCTTAAAAGAAAAAGGAAGAAAAGCATTTATTTCCGGTTGGGAAGAACGTATGGGGCAAACTATTATGCACAGAAGCCTGAAACGCGAAGTAAGCTACAAACATCTGATAAAACTGGAGTGTTACAAAATTGTAAAAGATTTGATGAAATTGGATAATTACAAACCTTTTAAAGCCTGGTGGTAG
- a CDS encoding four helix bundle protein — protein sequence MKELSNWVQYKIGTRDRLKVFALTILEISEVLPKSTRANVINYQLTKSGTSIYANYRAALRGRSKKEFYSKLCIAVEEADETEMWLELLLSANISNKDIVKDAHKNSIEIVKVLANMRKRMEGKD from the coding sequence ATGAAGGAATTATCAAATTGGGTTCAATATAAAATAGGAACCAGGGATCGGTTGAAGGTTTTTGCTTTAACCATTCTTGAAATTTCAGAGGTATTACCGAAATCGACCAGGGCAAATGTTATTAATTACCAGCTGACGAAATCCGGAACATCGATATATGCAAATTATAGAGCAGCATTACGAGGAAGATCGAAAAAAGAATTTTATAGTAAGTTGTGCATTGCAGTTGAGGAAGCAGATGAGACAGAAATGTGGCTTGAATTGTTGCTGAGTGCTAATATTTCAAATAAAGACATAGTGAAAGATGCCCATAAAAATAGTATCGAAATTGTTAAAGTATTGGCAAATATGAGGAAGAGAATGGAAGGTAAAGATTGA
- the cas2 gene encoding CRISPR-associated endonuclease Cas2, with protein MYIIAVYDVGQKRVGKMLKLCRRYLNWIQNSVFEGEITEVKFKQLKYEARSIMDEEEDSFIIFSSRDEKWLEKEIVGKERGSIDNFL; from the coding sequence ATGTACATAATAGCCGTCTACGATGTAGGACAAAAACGAGTTGGAAAAATGCTTAAGCTGTGCCGCAGATATTTAAATTGGATACAAAACTCTGTATTTGAGGGTGAAATTACAGAAGTTAAGTTCAAGCAATTAAAATATGAAGCAAGGAGCATTATGGACGAGGAAGAAGATAGCTTTATTATTTTTAGTTCGCGCGATGAAAAGTGGTTAGAAAAAGAGATTGTAGGAAAAGAGCGGGGTTCAATTGATAATTTTTTATAA
- a CDS encoding IS256 family transposase — translation MMFTKKQTEEVLSKFISRENGLHDVMEMVLNAMMYSEREAFLSGAKSNKGNGYRPLSALGHGHQLELQVPRDRLSQFTPKILAIFREQESYLKEVSFKLYSKGLTTRDISSVMDTIYGGHYSKSKISDISTSFYDQMQAWRNRELDSHYLALYIDGLHVKLKRGNKYETECFYIILGLREDFKREVISIVNFPVESANSWEIIFDQIKARGIETVGIIISDALSGIDKSIAKKFSCPHQKCILHLQRNLLSYVRMSDKKEVANDFREVLSAADPHHNKAIAVSKFKEFKEKWRKKYRSFGQYLDNLDIYPYLTFLDYDVRIRRMLYTTNWIERFNKSARRTLKIRGALPSEEAVLSLITSVAKEQTEGHYSYPIYNFRYEEKLLANKY, via the coding sequence ATGATGTTTACAAAGAAACAAACAGAAGAAGTATTAAGCAAGTTTATTTCACGAGAAAATGGTCTTCATGATGTAATGGAGATGGTCTTAAATGCAATGATGTATTCAGAACGGGAAGCCTTTCTGTCAGGAGCAAAAAGCAACAAGGGAAATGGTTACAGACCCCTAAGTGCCTTAGGTCATGGACACCAACTTGAGCTGCAAGTCCCTAGAGATCGCTTAAGTCAATTTACTCCAAAAATATTAGCTATATTTCGAGAACAAGAATCTTACTTAAAAGAAGTCTCCTTTAAGCTATATTCAAAAGGTTTAACCACGCGTGATATATCCTCAGTCATGGATACCATTTATGGCGGACATTATAGTAAAAGTAAGATTAGTGATATTAGTACCAGTTTTTATGATCAAATGCAAGCATGGAGAAACAGAGAACTGGACTCCCATTATCTTGCACTTTATATTGACGGCCTTCATGTAAAATTAAAAAGAGGAAATAAATATGAAACAGAATGTTTTTATATCATTCTTGGCTTGCGTGAAGATTTTAAGCGAGAAGTCATATCTATCGTTAATTTTCCCGTAGAATCAGCTAATTCATGGGAAATAATATTTGATCAAATCAAAGCAAGAGGAATAGAGACTGTTGGTATTATAATATCAGACGCTCTAAGCGGTATTGATAAGAGCATAGCAAAAAAATTTAGTTGCCCGCATCAGAAATGCATTTTACACTTGCAACGTAACCTATTAAGTTATGTCCGCATGAGTGATAAAAAAGAGGTTGCTAATGACTTTAGAGAAGTTCTCAGTGCTGCTGATCCGCACCATAACAAAGCTATAGCTGTGTCAAAATTTAAAGAATTTAAAGAAAAATGGCGAAAGAAATACAGGTCTTTTGGGCAATATCTTGATAACCTGGATATTTACCCATATTTAACCTTTTTAGATTACGATGTCAGAATACGTCGTATGCTTTATACGACCAACTGGATAGAGCGATTTAATAAAAGCGCCAGAAGAACATTGAAAATAAGAGGTGCATTACCATCTGAAGAGGCAGTTCTATCACTGATAACAAGTGTGGCAAAAGAACAAACAGAGGGTCATTACTCATATCCTATTTATAATTTTAGATATGAAGAAAAACTATTAGCAAACAAATATTAA
- a CDS encoding co-chaperone GroES, giving the protein MKELQPINQHVLVELKEQKEEKTASGIIIPDSAKEQDNTGVVAAISQIENPEIAEGETVMFKERAGEELEFEGKNYRMVPYADILGKIIETESI; this is encoded by the coding sequence ATGAAAGAGTTACAACCAATCAACCAACATGTGTTAGTTGAGCTGAAAGAGCAGAAAGAAGAAAAAACTGCTTCCGGAATTATTATTCCCGACTCAGCCAAAGAGCAGGACAATACCGGTGTAGTAGCTGCCATAAGTCAAATTGAGAACCCTGAAATCGCCGAAGGCGAAACCGTTATGTTTAAAGAACGTGCGGGCGAGGAACTCGAATTTGAAGGTAAAAACTACCGTATGGTTCCCTACGCTGACATTCTCGGTAAAATAATCGAGACCGAGTCCATTTAA
- a CDS encoding glutaredoxin family protein: protein MISIQSSEEIGAEAKNYYVLVYKSGSSQSECAYKSIEKAAEKTGIAIFAADVNKTRAVHKPLGVSAAPTLVKVAEGKPVKHIKGCQSEGFYETLFEGKEFTSFSGSAGGDGQSVLMYTTPTCTYCNSLKTYLNEQKVPFTEIDVSKDHQAAQEMAQRSGQQGVPQTVIDGQVVIGFDRNKINQLLNLE, encoded by the coding sequence ATGATTTCGATACAATCATCTGAAGAAATAGGCGCAGAGGCCAAAAATTATTATGTACTGGTCTACAAATCGGGAAGCAGCCAAAGTGAGTGCGCATATAAAAGCATTGAAAAGGCTGCGGAAAAAACAGGTATTGCAATATTTGCAGCCGATGTAAATAAAACACGCGCTGTGCACAAACCACTGGGCGTAAGTGCTGCGCCCACACTGGTAAAAGTAGCGGAAGGCAAACCAGTAAAACACATTAAAGGCTGCCAAAGTGAAGGTTTTTACGAAACATTGTTTGAGGGTAAAGAATTCACATCATTTTCGGGCAGTGCTGGCGGCGATGGACAGTCGGTACTGATGTACACCACACCCACATGCACGTATTGCAACAGTTTAAAAACCTATTTAAACGAACAAAAAGTGCCGTTTACCGAAATAGATGTATCAAAAGACCACCAGGCAGCACAGGAGATGGCCCAACGCAGCGGTCAGCAAGGTGTACCCCAAACCGTAATAGACGGACAGGTCGTTATAGGTTTTGACAGAAATAAGATAAACCAATTACTCAATTTAGAATAA
- a CDS encoding RecQ family ATP-dependent DNA helicase: MDRYQKILKDHWGYDDFRPMQHEIIASVGSGQDTLGLLPTGGGKSLTFQVPSLAQDGICIVVTPLIALMKDQVYNLRERGIKALAIYSGLSKDEIDTALNNCIYGDYKFLYVSPERLGTELFRIRVQGMNVNLIAIDEAHCISQWGYDFRPAYLEIANLRELIPNTPFLALTATATPKVVDDIMDKLQFKQRNVFKKSFERKNLVYWVKHSDDKLNDLTRLCQRNKGTGVVYVRSRRRTREISEHLQRNRINADYYHAGLSAERRDEKQEEWKSNRTRIIVATNAFGMGIDKPDVRFVVHMDLPDSLEAYFQEAGRGGRDEKKAYGILLYNKQDHTRLKQSFTNSFPDIKLIKQIYESLGNFYNLAVGSGKGMSFDFILADFAKTYRYSMIQAYNALKVLQSEGYIELTDSVHNPSKIKFLVHRDELYEFQVANAAFDRLIKLILRSYTGLFTDFVAIDELMLARRAKSSVEVIFKYLQRLNNLKIVRYIPQKNNPIVFYREERLSRENLYISRENYDFRKNMAANKLKAAVYYAETQDRCRSQILLQYFGQKNAPECGQCDYCVKKQKQQPLPNKVITQNILDALEEKPLLPKDLKDKFHDHQEAFLERIRELMERGIIVRDEDGKLCLKK; this comes from the coding sequence ATGGACAGATACCAAAAAATACTTAAAGACCATTGGGGCTATGATGATTTTCGACCAATGCAGCATGAAATTATAGCATCGGTGGGAAGTGGTCAGGATACCCTTGGTTTGCTGCCAACCGGAGGTGGAAAATCGCTTACTTTCCAGGTTCCGTCGTTGGCACAGGATGGTATTTGCATTGTGGTAACACCGCTTATTGCTCTTATGAAAGACCAGGTTTATAATTTGAGGGAACGCGGCATAAAGGCCCTTGCCATTTACAGCGGACTATCGAAAGATGAAATCGATACAGCATTGAACAACTGCATTTATGGCGATTATAAATTTTTGTACGTATCGCCCGAGCGGTTGGGTACAGAGCTGTTTCGTATACGCGTGCAGGGTATGAATGTGAACTTGATAGCAATTGATGAGGCACATTGCATTTCGCAATGGGGCTACGATTTTAGACCGGCTTATCTGGAAATAGCTAATTTGCGGGAGTTGATTCCAAATACACCCTTTTTGGCGCTGACTGCCACTGCTACACCAAAAGTAGTGGACGACATAATGGATAAGCTGCAGTTTAAGCAGCGCAATGTTTTTAAAAAGAGCTTCGAACGAAAAAACCTGGTGTATTGGGTAAAACATTCAGACGATAAGCTCAACGACCTTACCCGGCTTTGCCAACGAAACAAGGGGACGGGTGTGGTGTATGTGCGTAGCCGTCGCAGAACACGCGAAATTTCTGAACATCTGCAACGTAATCGCATCAATGCTGATTATTACCATGCAGGCTTATCGGCAGAGCGGCGCGATGAAAAGCAGGAGGAGTGGAAAAGCAATCGCACCCGAATCATCGTAGCCACAAATGCCTTTGGTATGGGAATTGACAAACCCGACGTGCGATTTGTGGTGCATATGGATTTACCCGATTCGCTCGAGGCCTATTTTCAGGAAGCGGGCAGGGGCGGACGAGATGAGAAGAAAGCTTACGGCATTTTATTGTACAATAAACAAGACCATACACGGCTAAAGCAGAGTTTTACGAACAGCTTTCCGGACATTAAACTGATTAAACAAATATATGAGTCGCTGGGAAATTTTTATAACCTGGCTGTGGGCTCTGGAAAAGGCATGAGCTTTGATTTTATACTGGCCGATTTTGCTAAAACTTATCGTTACAGCATGATTCAGGCCTATAATGCCCTTAAAGTCCTACAATCGGAAGGTTATATAGAGCTTACAGATAGCGTACACAACCCAAGTAAAATAAAATTTCTTGTCCACCGCGATGAGTTGTATGAGTTTCAGGTAGCCAATGCTGCATTCGACAGGCTCATTAAATTGATTTTGCGTAGTTACACAGGCCTATTTACCGATTTTGTAGCCATTGATGAGCTTATGCTTGCACGCCGCGCCAAAAGTTCAGTGGAGGTGATTTTTAAATACCTGCAACGCCTCAATAACCTGAAGATTGTCCGCTATATTCCGCAAAAAAACAACCCGATTGTGTTTTATCGCGAAGAGCGTCTTTCGCGAGAAAACTTGTACATATCGCGAGAAAACTACGATTTTCGTAAAAATATGGCAGCCAATAAACTTAAGGCAGCCGTGTATTATGCCGAAACGCAGGACCGTTGCCGGAGCCAGATTTTATTACAATACTTCGGACAAAAGAATGCACCGGAATGCGGCCAATGCGATTACTGTGTGAAAAAGCAAAAACAACAACCCTTACCCAACAAAGTTATTACACAAAATATTTTAGACGCTTTAGAGGAAAAGCCGCTATTACCCAAGGACTTAAAAGATAAATTCCACGACCACCAGGAAGCATTTTTAGAGCGCATCAGAGAGCTTATGGAGCGGGGAATCATTGTTCGTGACGAAGATGGAAAGCTTTGTTTGAAAAAATGA
- a CDS encoding DUF5063 domain-containing protein, translating to MEEEKRNLLYSRDVLDFVTVATEYVTLMDSLHEYSQKRFIQYTLRLLPLMYMKVQLLPDFEVSEPETLEKFVSEEEWSRVKLQLEQKLDKLDTYKENIGRFEANEENSLSENFADIFQDIKDFTSLYSTAVDELMKDAVGEVKRTFAEYWGQRLVNSLRIMHYYFQNEQLNDEVQDEVDNNTENWITEQRKDEWGIE from the coding sequence ATGGAAGAAGAGAAAAGGAACCTACTATATTCGCGTGATGTGCTTGATTTTGTGACTGTAGCAACTGAGTATGTGACTTTGATGGATTCGTTGCATGAGTATTCGCAGAAAAGGTTTATTCAGTATACCCTTCGCTTACTACCTTTAATGTACATGAAAGTTCAGCTTTTGCCCGATTTTGAGGTGAGTGAGCCTGAAACACTGGAGAAATTTGTGAGTGAAGAGGAGTGGAGCCGTGTAAAATTGCAGCTCGAGCAGAAGTTAGATAAACTTGATACCTACAAAGAAAACATAGGGCGATTTGAAGCCAACGAGGAGAACTCCCTTTCGGAAAATTTCGCCGATATATTTCAGGATATAAAAGATTTTACAAGCCTCTACAGCACTGCCGTAGATGAACTGATGAAAGATGCTGTAGGTGAGGTTAAACGCACTTTTGCGGAATACTGGGGCCAACGACTGGTTAACTCGTTGCGCATTATGCACTATTATTTTCAAAATGAGCAACTCAATGACGAGGTGCAGGATGAAGTAGACAATAATACCGAAAACTGGATTACCGAACAACGAAAAGATGAATGGGGGATTGAGTAA
- a CDS encoding 3'-5' exonuclease, with amino-acid sequence MLRRTIDKETLNELPQGQFQGTIKVITRPEEVEEVIPEISIHDVLGFDTESKPAFKKGKQNGISLLQLSSDDTAWLFRLQQTGFPKSLVKLMATPTIRKIGAAILDDVRGLKRLKPFEDGGFIDLQKHVEEYGVEEKGVKKMAAIFLNMRISKRQRLTNWEAPLLTEPQLRYAATDAWVCLKIYQQMQMLKNNDK; translated from the coding sequence ATGCTCAGGAGAACAATCGATAAAGAAACCCTGAACGAATTGCCGCAAGGGCAGTTTCAGGGTACCATAAAAGTTATTACACGACCCGAAGAGGTTGAAGAGGTTATACCGGAAATCAGTATACATGATGTGCTGGGGTTCGATACAGAATCCAAACCAGCTTTCAAAAAAGGAAAACAAAACGGGATATCGCTTTTGCAATTGAGCAGCGACGATACAGCCTGGCTTTTCAGGTTACAGCAGACCGGGTTCCCCAAATCGCTTGTAAAGCTTATGGCTACACCAACCATAAGAAAAATCGGAGCCGCAATTTTAGACGATGTGCGTGGATTAAAACGGCTTAAACCCTTTGAAGATGGCGGTTTTATTGATCTGCAAAAACATGTGGAAGAATATGGGGTAGAGGAGAAAGGTGTGAAAAAAATGGCTGCTATTTTTCTCAATATGCGTATCTCGAAACGTCAAAGACTAACCAACTGGGAAGCACCACTATTGACCGAACCCCAGTTGCGTTATGCTGCTACCGATGCGTGGGTATGCCTGAAGATTTATCAACAAATGCAAATGCTAAAAAACAATGACAAATAG
- a CDS encoding class I SAM-dependent rRNA methyltransferase, translating to MTNRTKIVLKSGKDQSVKRFHPWIFSGAIKKTYGPLVEGNVVDVYDNKDNFLGCGHYQIGSIAVRVLSFQETDIDRQFYFNRLQTALNIRKELLQNMPETDVYRLVHGEGDQLPGLIIDIYNDTAVLQMHSVGMFLARDHIAEALQKLYGSALEHIYCKSSGTLPKKALEDEQKDFFMMGDKVSGVVKEYGVKYHINWLEGQKTGFFIDQRENRRLLGDYAKNRVVANVFGYTGGFSLFAMQNGAKMVHTIDSSAKAIDLTDENVQLNFGETTAHKGIAADAFDFFAKAEDTYDLIVLDPPAFAKHHNVLSNALQGYKRINQRAFENIGPNGVLFTFSCSQAVSPQNFRKSVFAAAANAGRKVRILHQLTQPADHPISIFHPEGEYLKGLVLHVE from the coding sequence ATGACAAATAGAACCAAAATCGTATTAAAATCCGGTAAAGACCAAAGCGTTAAACGCTTTCATCCCTGGATATTTTCAGGCGCCATAAAAAAGACCTATGGCCCACTCGTAGAAGGAAATGTGGTGGATGTGTATGACAATAAAGACAATTTTCTGGGATGTGGTCATTACCAAATAGGATCAATAGCGGTACGTGTACTTAGTTTTCAGGAAACAGATATTGACAGGCAGTTTTACTTTAATCGCTTACAAACAGCTTTGAATATACGAAAGGAGCTATTGCAAAATATGCCCGAAACAGATGTTTACAGGCTCGTACATGGCGAGGGTGATCAGCTTCCGGGGCTTATCATTGACATATACAACGACACGGCAGTGCTGCAAATGCACAGCGTGGGAATGTTTTTGGCCCGTGATCATATTGCAGAGGCGCTACAGAAGTTGTACGGTTCCGCATTGGAGCATATTTATTGCAAAAGTTCCGGCACTTTGCCTAAAAAAGCGCTGGAAGATGAACAGAAAGATTTTTTTATGATGGGCGATAAAGTCTCCGGAGTTGTAAAAGAGTATGGTGTGAAATATCATATCAACTGGCTCGAAGGACAAAAGACCGGTTTTTTTATTGATCAGCGTGAGAACCGCCGTTTGCTTGGTGACTATGCTAAAAACAGGGTTGTGGCCAATGTTTTTGGTTATACGGGTGGTTTTTCATTGTTTGCCATGCAAAATGGTGCAAAAATGGTACATACCATCGATTCTTCAGCCAAAGCAATTGACCTGACTGACGAAAATGTACAGCTTAACTTTGGCGAAACAACTGCACATAAAGGAATTGCTGCCGATGCATTTGATTTTTTTGCTAAAGCTGAAGATACTTATGACCTTATTGTGCTTGATCCGCCGGCATTTGCCAAACATCATAATGTGTTAAGTAATGCCCTGCAAGGGTATAAGCGGATCAATCAGCGCGCATTCGAAAATATAGGTCCCAATGGCGTACTGTTTACCTTTAGTTGCTCACAGGCTGTGAGTCCGCAAAATTTCAGGAAGTCGGTTTTTGCAGCAGCAGCCAATGCTGGCCGTAAGGTGCGCATATTGCATCAGCTTACCCAGCCAGCCGATCATCCCATTAGCATTTTCCATCCCGAAGGAGAATACCTTAAA